The DNA segment TGGTTGTTGGGCAGTAATGGTGGTTGCTGGTTGTTGGGCAGTAATGGTGGTTGCTGGTTGTTGGGCAGTAATGGTGGTTGCTGGTTGTTGGGCAGTAATGGTGGTTGCTGGTTGTTGGGCAGTAATGGTGGTTGCTGGTTGTTGGGCAGTAATGGTGGTTGCTGGTTGTTGGGCAGTAATGGTGGTTGCTGGTTGTTGGGCAGTAATGGTGGTTGCTGGTTGTTGGGCAGTAATGGTGGTTGCTGGTTGTTGGGCAGTAATGGTGGTGGCTGGTTGTTGGGCAGTAATGGTGGTTGCTAGTGGAGGTAATTGGTTGTTTTGactttgatggtggtggttgactcTATTAGCACTAATGGTGGTGGCTGGTTGTTGGGCAGTAATGGTGGTTGCTAGTGGAGGTAATTGGTTGTTTTGactttgatggtggtggttggcttTATTAGCACTAATGGTGGTAGctggttgtaatggtggtggtaactGCTTGTGTTGGCTATGAAGGTGATAATTGCTTGTTTTggaactggtagtggtggttgattacCTTGGTACTGGTTGAACTGGTTGTGTTACTGGTTGTGtaagtgctggtggtgggtgtgggtcgtAGGGGGCAAATCGCTGGCTTGAATTGTTATCAGTAACAGCTGTAGGCTTGTTAGAGAGATGTGTTGTAGCTTTTGAAGTAATGACTGAACCGAACAGCAGTGGATTGGGTTGTGATAACAACCATAGAACAATGTATGTGGGAAGGCCACAACCATGACATGAGAGGGGaagaacagagatacaaaagatagTTATAATAAAGATATCTTTCCCAAATTATCTGCATCAACACAACTACAGTTTGTGAAGGTCAGAGACACCAAGACAGTACCTCAAGACACTAAGGAATGGTCGGAGGAATGTTCCAATTCGCTATTGTGGTTAGCCCGGTGTGTAGCTTTAATGGCTTCAAGAACAGGGTGTTTGGTTATAGTGTCCTTATATAAGGCCCGGATAAGGGTCTCGGGTCTAGCTCCATGTAGGGTGATTGTTGGAGACTGATTGTTGGAGATCGATTGTTGGATATTGAGTATTAGAGGGTAATTGTTGAAAGTTAATTGTTAGAGGGTGATAGTTGAAGGTTGATTGTTGATTAATGCAAGTTAATTGTTGGAGGTTGACTATGGAAGGTCGACTGATGGAGATTGATTGTTGGAAGGCTATTGTTGGAAGCTGATAATTAATAAATATACGTTACTGATAGGTATGAGGAAGGTTCTCTGCTGATATCAGATATCACTAAGGCTCCATATTGATATCAGGTATTAAAAAGATTCTATGAAAAAGACAATACAGTATCAGAAATCAATAAGGTTCCATTATGATATCAGAAATCACAAAGGTTCCACTGGGTTCTATTAATAAAACCTCATATATTGATACTTTGCGCATTTAGACGAAGAAAACGGAAAATAAA comes from the Procambarus clarkii isolate CNS0578487 chromosome 73, FALCON_Pclarkii_2.0, whole genome shotgun sequence genome and includes:
- the LOC138356690 gene encoding paternally-expressed gene 3 protein-like; this translates as MKIRLPALQAASQHKQLPPPLQPATTISANKANHHHQSQNNQLPPLATTITAQQPATTISANRVNHHHQSQNNQLPPLATTITAQQPATTITAQQPATTITAQQPATTITAQQPATTITAQQPATTITAQQPATTITAQQPATTITAQQPATTITAQQPATTITAQQPATTITAQQPATTITAQQPATTITAQQPATTITAQQPATTITPQTTHHLHKCTNKTNKSSEIAKAFLFRLRTRNKQRRVSFERSLDTAKPVSPLSQRSLGPNSSRKECDYTLQITINDC